Proteins from a single region of Leuconostoc gasicomitatum LMG 18811:
- the parC gene encoding DNA topoisomerase IV subunit A: MADRITELSLEAVMGERFGRYSKYIIQERALPDIRDGLKPVQRRILFAMDQDGNTFDHPYRKSAKSVGNVMGNFHPHGDSSIYEAMVRLSQNWKVREPLIDMNGNNGSVDNDPAAAMRYTEARLSKIAGEMMTDLGQETVDMVLNFDDTTYEPTVLPSRVLSLFINGATGISAGYATEIPPHNLKEINGALTYLLDHPEAPLSALMRYVKGPDFPTGGIIQGLDGIKKAYKTGRGKIVVRAKTVISEIKGGKKKIEITELPYEVVKSNLVAKIDGIRLNKEVAGISEVRDESDREGMSIVIELNKDVNAAGILTYLFKKTDLQIYYNFNMVAIHDQRPVHVSLKQGLEAFLNFRKEVVLKRSAYELAKAQARQHIVEGLIRMLSILDEVVATIRASKNRKDATQNLIDSYQFTQPQAEAIVTLQLYRLTNTDVTQLEEEFATLAAKIVRLNLIINESSALNDVIRDEIAEITTTYRSPRRSEIEAEVENLIIDSAITIAEEDVQVLVSRNGYYKRASLRSYKASDSDNGLAEDDLAIFEGQLNTTQHLFMFTNKGNIIYRPVHELPDSKWKDTGEHFSQQLSNWHADEFVIKVIAIDNLEQEGAFTVVTNDGFIKQTILSDMVPKAYKKKTSMAIKLKTDSSYVVGIAYFKQAKQQDVLLLSHDGVGLRFKVTDVPEIGPRTAGVKAMDLRGTDTIMAALFITNDSQQVAIVASNGAFKYMPISEINRSKRANKGLLIFTQKKTVAYHVAAATIFEAHETALEILTTRWQAQELQLSDYHPSQRIGNGQYVVDVKKNGTPWLIKPLSIHATK, encoded by the coding sequence ATGGCAGATCGTATAACTGAACTTTCACTCGAGGCAGTGATGGGCGAGCGCTTCGGGCGTTATTCAAAATATATTATTCAAGAACGTGCATTACCGGATATCCGTGATGGTTTAAAACCCGTACAACGGCGTATTTTATTTGCGATGGATCAGGATGGCAATACGTTTGACCATCCTTATCGTAAATCAGCAAAATCAGTTGGTAATGTCATGGGTAATTTCCATCCTCACGGTGATTCATCCATCTATGAAGCAATGGTTCGGTTGTCACAAAACTGGAAAGTACGCGAACCATTAATTGATATGAACGGTAACAATGGCTCGGTTGATAATGATCCAGCGGCGGCCATGCGTTATACTGAGGCGCGCTTGTCAAAAATTGCTGGGGAGATGATGACAGACTTAGGACAAGAAACTGTTGATATGGTTTTGAATTTTGATGACACGACGTATGAGCCGACTGTCTTACCATCACGAGTTTTGAGTTTGTTTATTAATGGTGCCACTGGCATTTCGGCAGGCTATGCGACAGAAATCCCACCACACAATTTAAAAGAAATAAATGGTGCTTTAACCTATTTACTCGATCATCCGGAAGCACCTTTATCTGCATTAATGCGTTATGTTAAAGGACCGGATTTTCCAACAGGTGGTATTATACAAGGTCTTGATGGCATTAAAAAGGCTTATAAAACTGGTCGCGGTAAAATTGTGGTTCGTGCCAAAACGGTCATTTCAGAAATTAAGGGTGGCAAAAAGAAAATTGAAATTACCGAATTGCCATATGAAGTTGTGAAATCGAATTTAGTAGCAAAAATTGATGGTATTCGATTAAACAAAGAGGTTGCTGGCATATCTGAAGTTCGTGATGAGTCTGATCGGGAAGGTATGTCCATTGTTATAGAACTTAACAAAGATGTTAATGCTGCCGGTATATTGACTTACTTATTCAAAAAAACAGATTTGCAAATTTATTACAACTTTAATATGGTGGCCATTCATGATCAGAGGCCAGTTCATGTGAGTTTGAAACAAGGTCTGGAAGCTTTTTTGAACTTTCGTAAAGAAGTTGTTTTGAAACGCTCAGCGTATGAATTAGCGAAAGCGCAGGCTCGACAACATATTGTTGAAGGTTTGATCCGTATGTTGTCAATATTAGATGAAGTCGTGGCGACAATTCGTGCCTCAAAGAATCGAAAAGATGCCACACAAAACTTGATTGACAGCTATCAATTCACACAGCCACAAGCAGAAGCAATTGTTACATTGCAATTGTATCGTTTGACGAACACAGATGTGACACAGCTAGAAGAAGAATTTGCGACACTTGCGGCTAAAATTGTGCGTTTAAACTTAATTATTAATGAATCGTCAGCCTTAAATGATGTCATACGTGACGAAATTGCAGAAATTACAACAACATATCGATCACCACGCCGATCAGAAATTGAAGCTGAGGTTGAAAACCTGATCATTGATTCAGCCATTACTATCGCCGAAGAGGACGTACAAGTGCTAGTCTCTCGCAATGGTTATTATAAACGTGCATCTTTACGGTCTTATAAAGCCTCAGACTCTGATAATGGTTTGGCTGAGGATGATTTAGCTATTTTTGAAGGTCAGCTCAATACAACGCAGCATTTGTTTATGTTCACTAACAAAGGCAACATCATTTATCGACCAGTTCACGAATTACCGGATTCAAAATGGAAAGATACTGGCGAACATTTTTCACAGCAGCTATCAAATTGGCACGCAGATGAGTTTGTTATTAAGGTTATTGCTATTGACAATCTTGAACAAGAAGGTGCTTTTACTGTTGTGACTAATGATGGCTTTATAAAGCAGACAATATTAAGCGATATGGTACCAAAGGCTTACAAGAAAAAAACAAGCATGGCAATTAAACTTAAGACAGATAGTAGTTATGTAGTTGGTATCGCCTATTTCAAACAAGCTAAGCAACAAGATGTTTTGCTACTATCTCACGATGGTGTGGGTCTTCGATTTAAAGTAACAGATGTCCCAGAAATTGGGCCACGTACAGCTGGTGTCAAGGCAATGGATTTACGTGGAACTGACACAATTATGGCAGCATTGTTTATTACAAATGATTCACAGCAAGTGGCAATTGTAGCTAGTAATGGGGCGTTTAAATATATGCCGATTTCAGAAATCAATCGTTCAAAACGTGCAAATAAAGGATTATTAATTTTCACACAAAAAAAGACGGTTGCCTATCATGTTGCTGCTGCGACTATTTTTGAGGCTCATGAAACGGCATTGGAAATTTTGACCACGCGCTGGCAAGCTCAAGAGCTACAGTTAAGCGACTATCATCCATCGCAACGCATTGGTAATGGACAATATGTTGTCGATGTTAAGAAGAATGGGACACCTTGGTTGATTAAACCGTTATCGATTCATGCGACAAAATAA